The following proteins are encoded in a genomic region of Lemur catta isolate mLemCat1 chromosome 10, mLemCat1.pri, whole genome shotgun sequence:
- the OMD gene encoding osteomodulin: MGFLSPICVIFFFFGVKVYCQYETYQWDEDYDQDLDDDYQTEFQFHQSVEYGVPFHQYTLGCASECFCPANFPSSMYCDNRKLKTIPNIPMHIQQLYLQFNEIEAVTTNSFINATYLKEINLSHNKIKSQKIDYGVFAKFSNLLQLHLEHNNLEEFPLPLPKSLERLLLGYNEISTLQTNAMDGLVNLTMLDLCYNHLHDSVLKDKILAKMEKLMQLNLCNNRLESMPSGLPSSLMYLSLENNSISSIPEKYFDKLPKLHALRMSHNKLQDIPYNIFNISNLIELNVGHNKLKQAFYIPRNLEHLYLENNEIEKINVTMMCPPIDPLHLHHLTYLRVDQNKLQEPISSYIFFCFPHLHTIYYGEQRSTHGQTIQLKTQVFRGFQDEDDDSDDHDNSDGAHEGQEAAAAEGHFDPHYY; encoded by the exons atgggctTTTTAAGTCCAATatgtgtcattttcttcttttttggagtCAAAGTATATTGCCAATATGAAACTTATCAATGGGATGAAGACTATGACCAAGACCTGGATGATGATTACCAAACAGAATTCCAATTTCATCAAAGTGTAGAATACGGAGTTCCTTTTCATCAGTATACTTTAGGCTGTGCCAGTGAATGCTTCTGTCCAGCTAACTTTCCATCATCAATGTACTGTGACAATCGCAAACTCAAGACTATCCCAAATATTCCGATGCACATTCAACAACTCTACCTTCAGTTCAATGAAATCGAGGCTGTGACCACAAATTCATTCATCAATGCAACTTATCTTAAAGAAATTAACCTCagccacaataaaattaaatctcaaaAGATTGATTATGGTGTGTTTGCTAAGTTTTCAAATCTACTACAACTTCATCTAGAACATAACAATTTAGAAGAATTTCCACTTCCTCTTCCTAAATCTCTGGAAAGACTCCTTCTTGGTTACAATGAAATCTCCACACTGCAGACAAATGCCATGGACGGGCTAGTAAACTTGACCATGCTTGACCTGTGTTATAATCATCTTCATGATTCTGTGTTAAAAGACAAAATCCTtgccaaaatggaaaaattaatgcAGCTAAACCTATGTAATAACAGATTAGAATCAATGCCTTCTGGTTTGCCTTCTTCACTTATGTATctatctttagaaaataattcaatttcttctATACCAGAAAAATACTTTGACAAACTTCCAAAACTTCATGCTCTAAGAATGTCACACAACAAACTGCAAGACAtcccatataatatttttaatatttccaaccTTATAGAGCTCAACGTTGGACACAACAAATTGAAGCAAGCATTCTACATTCCAAGAAATCTGGAACACCTATatctagaaaataatgaaatagaaa agaTCAATGTTACAATGATGTGTCCACCTATTGACCCGCTACATCTCCACCATTTAACATACCTTCGTGTGGACCAAAATAAGCTACAAGAACCAATAAGCTcgtacattttcttttgtttccctcATTTACATACTATTTACTATGGTGAACAAAGAAGCACTCATGGTCAAACAATACAACTGAAAACACAGGTTTTCAGGGGATTTCAAGATGAGGACGATGATAGTGATGATCATGACAATTCTGATGGAGCTCACGAAGgccaagaagcagcagcagcagaagggcACTTTGACCCtcattattattaa